A single genomic interval of halophilic archaeon DL31 harbors:
- a CDS encoding AAA ATPase central domain protein (KEGG: hla:Hlac_1958 AAA ATPase central domain protein~PFAM: ATPase, AAA-type, core~SMART: ATPase, AAA+ type, core) codes for MTDPALDVVEFLLTAHTYTEEEELDEGDLPPRIRQVFWSDGAIERPLAVTQDRARTATSVDHPWDAVSDLLFTQRTEFSGEMSLTQPGMALEWYLDRADDDRLLTNPTLAFAARDHDEASVTRQEARDDNQPVQADRVWIDSLLEEYFDDEDDAEMLDLVHILAPEEIEMTLNDLVLTEDQKDEVDKIVTAIENRDYLASIGLREIGKILFVGPPGTGKTTVSRALAHELGLPFVEVKLSMVTSQYLGETAKNVEKTFEVAKRLSPCILFIDEFDSVAKTRKSDEHAALKRAVNTLLKSIDDISLVRDEVLTVAATNHPDQLDAAAWRRFDEVVNFPKPDRQMRSDILRIVTREMDIADFDPDGVAEKTEGLTGSDLRMVLREAVLQALTEGRRTLQQEDVMKAVQGFEERDNLKNMDMIDGEGAAVGDGGSGHDHDHDN; via the coding sequence ATGACCGACCCGGCCCTGGACGTGGTCGAGTTCCTGCTGACCGCACACACCTACACCGAGGAGGAGGAGTTGGACGAGGGAGACCTCCCACCCCGGATCCGACAGGTGTTCTGGTCGGACGGAGCCATCGAGCGTCCACTCGCTGTCACGCAGGACCGCGCCCGTACCGCCACCAGTGTCGACCACCCCTGGGACGCCGTCTCTGATCTCCTCTTCACCCAACGGACGGAGTTCTCCGGAGAGATGTCCCTGACGCAGCCAGGGATGGCTTTGGAGTGGTACCTGGACCGCGCCGACGACGACCGCCTCCTCACCAACCCCACGCTGGCCTTCGCCGCACGCGACCACGACGAAGCATCCGTGACCCGGCAGGAAGCCCGCGACGACAACCAGCCCGTCCAAGCCGACCGCGTCTGGATCGACTCGCTGCTCGAGGAGTATTTCGACGACGAGGACGACGCCGAGATGCTGGACCTAGTCCACATCCTCGCCCCCGAGGAGATCGAGATGACGCTCAACGATCTCGTGCTCACTGAGGACCAGAAAGACGAGGTCGACAAAATCGTCACCGCCATCGAGAACCGTGACTACCTCGCCAGCATCGGCCTCCGCGAGATTGGGAAAATCCTCTTCGTCGGGCCGCCCGGGACCGGCAAGACCACCGTTTCGCGTGCGCTCGCCCACGAACTCGGCCTCCCGTTCGTCGAAGTCAAGCTCTCGATGGTGACCAGCCAGTATCTGGGTGAGACAGCCAAGAACGTTGAGAAGACGTTCGAGGTCGCAAAGCGGCTCTCGCCGTGTATCCTCTTCATCGACGAGTTCGACTCCGTCGCCAAGACCCGCAAGAGCGACGAGCACGCCGCGCTCAAGCGTGCGGTCAACACGCTGCTGAAGAGCATCGACGACATCTCGCTGGTGCGCGACGAGGTGCTGACTGTCGCCGCGACCAACCACCCCGACCAGCTCGACGCCGCCGCCTGGCGGCGATTTGATGAGGTGGTGAACTTCCCCAAGCCCGACCGTCAGATGCGGTCGGATATCCTCCGCATCGTCACCCGGGAGATGGACATCGCAGATTTCGACCCCGACGGTGTGGCTGAGAAGACTGAGGGACTGACCGGTTCGGACCTCCGGATGGTGCTTCGCGAAGCGGTGCTCCAGGCACTGACGGAAGGCCGCCGGACCCTCCAGCAGGAGGACGTGATGAAGGCCGTCCAAGGGTTCGAGGAGCGGGACAACCTCAAGAACATGGACATGATCGACGGCGAGGGTGCGGCGGTCGGGGATGGTGGGAGCGGACACGACCACGATCACGACAATTAG